From Faecalicatena sp. Marseille-Q4148:
TTTGCAACGGTGTACAAAGGGAACATAATAAAAAACTTAATAATGGACTGCCAATCTTACACAAAGTACCGCCCAAACGAGACTACGGGCGGTATTTTTGTATCATGGCGGAGAAAGGAGGAATTTCCCACGGGGGCTTGACTGAAAAGTTGAGCCCCTTTTTTCATGCCAAAAAACAGGAGGTAAATGCTTATGGCAGATGATAAAACCACAAAAACGCCGGAACAGCCGGTAACGGATAGCGGGCCGGGCAAGGAAACACCGCCCACTCCCCCAAAAGAGCCGGAGAAGGTTTCCGTTTCCCCGGAGCCGGAAAAAAAGACGGAACCAGAGGTAAAGAACCCACAGGTTTCTGTCTATAACTTCGCTGAAATTATGAAGGAAAAGAAAGCCGAGGCACGGGCGGCAGCTCCCGGCGGGGAAAAGCCTGACCCAGCAAAAGCGGAGAAACCGGAAAAGCAGCCGGAGGCTCCGAAAAAAGCGGAGGAAAAACCCAAAGAGCCGGAACAGCCGAAGCGCCGGGGCCGTCCCCCGAAAGCAGATAAGGACAAGGCCGCAGCCCCAAAGCCTAAAGCCCCCGCACAGAAACCGGAAAAGGCGGTCAAAAAGGAACCGGAGAAAAAAGGAACTCCAACGGTACAGGCCGCTTCCGCTCCGAAGGAACCCGAGAAGCCGAAGGATGCACCACGCCGGGGCAAGGAGCAGATCGTCTATATCAAGCTGAACGAGCTCCACGCCTTCAAGAACCATCCCTTTGAAGTCCGGGACGATGAAGAAATGCGGGCTATGGTGTCCAGCGTCAAGGACAAGGGCGTGACCCAGCCCGCTATCGTCCGTCCCCGTGAGGATGGCGGCTATGAGATCGTGTCCGGCCACCACCGCCAGAAAGCCAGCGAGCTTGCCGGATATGCGGATATGCCCTGTATCGTCCGAAACCTGACGGACGATGAAGCCATCACGCAGATGGTCGAGGACAATCTCAACCAGCGTGAAGAAATCCTCCCCAGTGAGCGGGCCAAAGCCTTGAAAATGCAGCTTGAGGCCATCAAGCATCAGGGCTCCCGCACTTCGGGCCAGATTGACCCGAAGGACGCAGGAAAACGCTCCAACGAAATTGTAGCCGAGCGCAATAAGATGGCGGTCAAGCAGGTGCAGCGGTATATCCGGCTCAATGAGCTGGTTCCCGACCTGATGAAGCTGATGGATGAAAAAAAGCTGGGCTTTACTACGGCGGTGGAGCTTTCCTATATCGGCAAGAAGAACCAGAACTATATCGCCGTCGCCATTGACAGCCAGCAGTCCTCGCCTTCACAGGCACAGGCAAAGCGTATGCGGGAGCTGGACGAAAAGAAGCTGCTCAACGGGGATGTGATTGACGGCATTATGATGGAGGACAAAAAGGAGGTAGACAAAGTGATTTTGACAGGTGCGGAACTGAGCAAGTATTTCGGCAAGGAAACTACGCCGAGGGAAATGAAGGATCAGATCATCAAGCTGCTGGACGACTGGAAGGGACAGCAGAAGGAACACGAAAAGCCGGAGAAGAAAAACGAACAGGAAAAGTAAGCCCAAACTTCGGGTCAGCATGGCCCGAGGATTGCGGGGCTCTGCCCCGCGCCCCGAAGCTCTGGAGATATAAATTATTCCCCGTCGCCAGTTATTCCGTAGCATAGCCGGGAAAATCAGTCAAGGGCAGCGCCGCCGTAGGCGGTGCCAGAGGCACCCTTGACGGATTTCTCCCGGTTATGCTTTTTCCCGGTCAAGCGACGGGGATATAAATTCTCCAGAGCCGTTCCCCTTCCCGGGGGAAGGGGCGGAGGGGTTGGGCGATACCTTGCTTTTCCCTAAACCAAAACAGAAATGGAGGCTCAACCAATGAAACGACCTTTAGCGTACCTGACCGCCGCATGGAGCGGCGAGCCGGATGTTGATATGGAGCTGGCGGCCCACTACTGCCGCCTTGCTTATGAGGCGGGCTTTTCCCCGATCTGCCCGCTCTTGTACCTGCCGCTGTTTTTGAATGACAGCGTTCCCGAGGAACATAAGGCCGGGATTGATATGCGCCGGGATATGCTGCGGCGCTCCCACACCCTGATCGTCTGCGGCAGCGCTGTGGACGAGGATGTAAAAAATGATATTGCGGTTGCCGGGCGGCTGGGCATTGCGGCGACCACACTGGAAGGGGTGCTTGCCGTGAAGGGACACGGCACCCCGGGCCATGCCGGACATTAAGCTGGGAAGCCTTTTCGACGGGATCGGCGTGTTCCCTCTGGCTGCTTCCCGGTGTGGTATCCGTCCGGTATGGGCCAGCGAGATTGAAAAAGCGCCCATCTCCATAACCAAAAGGCACTTTCCCGACATGGTGCATTTGGGGGATATTACGAAGGTGGACGGCGGGAAAATCCCACCTGTCCATATAATTACCTTCGGTTCCCCCTGTCAGAACCTTTCTCTGATTGGCAACCGCTCCGGCCTTGCCGGGGCAAAATCAAGCCTGTTCTATCAGGCGTTTCGTATCATACAGGAAATGAGGGATGCTACTGATAACCTATATCCAGCTATCGCTGTTTGGGAAAACGTCATGGGAGCGTTTTCTACAAATGACCGGATGGACTTTAGAGCCGTCCTATCCGCCTTCTCGGACACCGAAGTTCCAATGCCTCCTTCGGGAAGATGGGGAAACGCCGGAATGGTGCGAGGGGGAACGCCTGATGTGTGCTGGCGGCTCATGGACGCCCAGTATTGGGCAGGCTCCCGAAGGCTGGCACGAAGGCAGCGGATTTTCGTCGTGGCGGATTTTGGAGGCAGACGTGCCGCAGACATACTATTTAAGCCCCGTCCAATGCTCCCACTTCCTCCGCCTTGCGGAGAGGGCGGGCGGGCCGCCGCCGAAGGAGATCGAACAGCTTCTTTTGAAACAGGGCGGCAGATACCAGTCATCCACCCCTTTCAGTGTTTCCGTATGCGGGGAGCGGCAAAAAGGCAGGAAGAAACGGCCTTCCGAAACAGCTTCGGATTACCAACTGACCCTTTTCCCACTCTTTTAGCCAGTGATGTAACGCCCTTTGCCTTCTGGTATGAGGGCGACCCGGAGGGCGGCTGTATCCGTTTTCTGACGGAAACGGAAAGCGAACGGCTGATGGGGCTGCCAGAGGGCTGGACAAAGTACGGGGCGGACGGCGTGGAGATCCGGCCTCTGCAACGCTACAAGGCGCTGGGAAATGCGATTGCCCTCCCTTGCGCCGATTACATTATGGCCGGGATCTATGAGGTGCTGGCTGACCGGGCCGGAAAGGAGGAATGAGCCCATGTTTGAAGCCTATATAACCAATACAGCCCTATACCCCTTAATGGGGATCGAGGTAGGGACAACGGTACATTTCCCCATGACGACACAGGAGTTGCAGGCCGCCCTTGCCAAAATCGGGATAGACGGGAAACGGTACAGCGAAGTGTTCTTTACCAGCTTTGACAGTGATGTGCTGGGGCTCTACGATTATCTCTACGAATGTGAGAACATCGACGAGCTGAACGAGCTGGGCCACGCCCTGCTGGAAGTACGGGATAAGGGCGGACTGGAAACCTTTGAAGCCGCTCTTGTCTTGGGAAACCACACAAGGAGCGTGAAGGATTTGATAAACCTGACGCAGAACCTTGACCTTTACCGCTTTTACCCGGATATTTCCGATGATGAAGGGCTGGGCCGTCTTTACGCCGACGAGCTTGGGACTATCGACATACCGGAGCACATTCAGAACTACTTCGATTATGAGGCATACGGGCGGGATGTGCGTATCAACGAGGGCGGCGTATTCGCTCCCGGTGGGTATGTGTCGGCAGTCCCGGAGGGCTTCAAGGAGTATTACCACGGGCCGCAGGACATTCCGCCGGAACACCGGATATTTGCCTATCCTGAAAAGGCCGAGCCTGTCCACTCCATTCTCGCTACACTCAAACGGTTTCAAGAAGCCCCACCCGCTCCGAAAAAGGACAAGGCGGGACCTTCCCATGAAGAACGGTAAGACTTCGGGCCAGCATGGCCCGAAGCATAAAGGAGGTGCATACCATCAACTATTACCCTATCAATGAAGGAGCCGCCCGCCGGGCAAAAGAAATGAACAGCTTTTCCGACTACAAGGAAGGGAGCGCAACGGCGGAATACCGGGCAATGGTGGACAAGGCCGCCGCCATAGCGGAAAAGCAGAAATCCCGGGTGGACCCCATGTACCATGAGAAGATCGACCATCTGTTAGACACCTACGCCCGCAAGCTGGCCGAAAACATGAACCAGGGCTTTGCCATTGACGCGAGGGTTCCCTCTGTGCTGATCGCCGGGCCTTCCAATTTCCCGGTGGGAAAGAAGGAAAAACAGAACCGGGCGCGGGACAGCAACATGGAGGAATGGCGGCATATTCAAGGACTGCTGGATAAGATACGCAGTACCGGCATGGGCGGGATCAGCGCCGATGACCCGGCAGCCATTGAAAAGCTCCAGAAGAAGCTGGACGGGCTGGAACGCTCCCAGCTCATTATGAAGGAAGTCAACGCCTATTACCGCAAGCATGGCAAGCTGGATGGCTGTGCGCTGCTGGCGCCGGACCAGATTGAAAAGCTGAAAGCAAGCATGGCGTCAAGCTGGCGGAGCGACCCGAGGCCCTTTGAAAGCTACCAGCTTACCAACAACAATGCGGAAATCCGCCGGGTAAGGGCCCGTATCGAACAGCTTTCCAAACAGGCACAGCAGAAATTTTCCGGCTGGGAGTTCGACGGGGGCCGTGTGGAAATGAACCGGGAGGACAACCGCTTGCAGGTGTTCTTTGATGGAAAGCCTGACGCTGACACCCGGGCCGAGCTGAAAAGCAGCGGCTTTCGCTGGGCTCCCAGCGTGGGCGCATGGCAGAGGCAGCTCACGGACAACGCCATCCGGGCGGCTGACCGTTTGGAATGTATCAAGCCGCTGTCCGGCGAAAAGCCCTCCCAGCTTCAAAAGAAGCCTTCTATCTTGCAGACCATGCGGGAACAGGGCAAAAAAGTCCAGACGGAGCCGGAAAAGAAAGCTCCGTCCGGCAGGGATGCCGAGCGGTAAGCCTCGGGCCACATTGGCCCGAGGTTTTCTGTTCCCCGAGATTGTACGGGGGCCTCCCGGATAGCGGGAACCCCGACGGAAAGGAGGTTTTATGCAGGAAGAAGTAAACCAAAAAACGGTTGCCCTTTCGATCAGGACAACGAAGCTCACGGGAAAAGTGCTGGCTGCCGCTCTTGGAAAGGTGGCGCGGGCGGTGCAAAAGCACCACCGGAAGGCGCTGACCCCGCAGGGACGCCAGAGCGTAAAAAAGCTGATGAACCACTATGGCGGCAAAAGCGCCATGCCCTATGTGGGAGCTCCAAAGGATTTTGACCGGATCGCGAAGGAGTTCCATGTGGACTACGCTTTCCATAAAGTAAGCCCCGGTCATTACCTGCTGTTCTTCAAAGCCAATCAGGCGGACGCCATCACAGCGGCCTTCCAGAAGTACAGTGCAAAGGTGCTGAATAAAGAGCAGGACAAGGCTTCCATCCTCGGCCAGCTTCGGAAATTCACGGAGCAGATCAGGACACAGGCAAAGGAAAAGCAGCGGACCAGAGAGGCGGTGAAGGACGGACGTTGAGTGACAAGATCAGAAAATATGTGCTCCCAAACCTGCCGTACCTCTTTGTGTTCTGGTTCTTCTCCAAAATCGGGACGGCCTACCGGATCGCCCCCGGCACAGACTTCGGGACAAAGCTCATGGGGATGCTCGACACCTTCCCCAAAGCCTTTGAAACCTACTGGCCGGGGCTGGGAGGTATTGACCTGCTGGTGGGCCTTGCCGGTGCGGCTGGGATGTATCTGCTGATACAGTCAAAGATCAGGCAGGCGAAAAAATTCCGGCGGGATGCGGAGTACGGCACCGCCCGCTTTGGAACAAAGGAGGATATAAAGCCGTTTGTTGACCCTAAATTTCAGAACAATGTCATTCTGACCGGGACGGAGTTCCTTACCATGAACACCCGTCCGAAGATACCCGCCAATGCCCGGAACCTAAACGCCTGCGTCATCGGCTCGTCCGGTTCGGGCAAGACAAGGTTCTGGCTGACTCCGCAGCTCCTTCAAGCCCATTCCTCGTATGTGGTGGTAGACCCGAAGGGCGGCACCCTCGACCAGTGCGGGCGGTTTCTGCAACGGGAGAAATACAGGGTGCGGGTGTTCAACAGTATCGACTTTTCAAAATCCATGCACTATAATCCGCTGGCCTATATCAAGACGGAAAGCGATGTTTTGAAATTCGTTACCGCTCTGATCGCCAACACCAAAGGCGACGGCAAGGAGGGCGACGAGTTCTGGACCAAAGCCGAAACCCTCTTGTACTGCGCCCTTGTGGCCTACATCGTCTTTGAGGGGCCGGAGGAAGAACGCAACATGAATACGCTGGTGGAAATGATAAACAGCATGGAAGTCCGGGAGGATGACGAAACCTTCAAAAATGCGGTGGACTATATGTTTGACGGGCTGGAACGCCGCAGCCCCCAGCACTTCGCCGTGAGGCAGTATAAGAAATACAAGCTGGCCAGCGGCAAGACAGCCAAAAGCATTTTGATTTCCTGCGGTGCAAGACTGGCTCCCTTTGATATTCCCCAACTCCGGGAGATCATGTCCTATGACGAGCTGGAGCTTGATAAGCTGGGGGATGAAAAATCGGCGCTGTTCTTCCTTATCAGCGACACGGACACCACCTACAACTTTTTGGTTGCCCTTGCTTTTTCGCAGATGTTCAACCTTCTGTGTGAACGGGCTGACAACACCTATGGCGGGCGTCTGCCCTACCATGTGCGGGTGCTGTGGGACGAGGCTGCCAACACCGGACAGGTGCCGGGGCTGGAAAAGATCGTGGCCGTCATCCGCTCCCGTGAGATCAGCCTGACGCTCTTTTATCAGGCTATGAGCCAGTGCAAGGCATTGTACAAAGACCATTCCGAAACCATCATGGGCAACATGGACAGTATCGTATTCCTCGGAGGCCGGGAGGCTTCCACCCTAAAGGATATTTCGGAAAACTGGCTGGGCAAGGCCACCATCTCTATGCAGACCGAGGGCCGAAGCCGTGGACAGTCTGAAAGTTACAGCCAGAATATGCAGCGGCTTGGCCGGGAGCTGATGACCACCAGCGAGATCACCACCATGCCCGGGGATAAATGTATCTTGCAGCTTAGGGGACTCCCGCCCTTCCTGTCTCCGAAGTATGACTTGAAAAAGCACCCGAATTACAAGTACACAGCCGAATTTGATAAAAAGAAAAACGCCTTCCGCTTGGAAAGCCTGTTCCGCCACCGGCCATTGAGACTAAAGCCAGAGGACGAATACACGGTGTACGAAGTGGAAAGCTCCGACACGGACGAAGAAGCTGACCTGTTGAACTTCGATGATCTGGACAGCGACGAGTTTGTGTAACTTCGGGCCATGTTGGCCCGAAGCGCCGCCGATGTGGGCGGCTTTTTTTGTGCCCAAAACCATCAAACAAACAAAATGGAGGAACGTATATGGAATTTTTCAATCAGGCAATCGACATTCTCAAAATTCTGGTCATGGCTCTTGGCGCCGGTCTGGCGGTATGGGGCGTCATCAACCTTCTGGAAGGTTACGGGTCGGACAACCCTGCGGCAAAATCACAGGGCATTAAGCAGCTCATGGCAGGCGGCGGTGTCGTTCTGATCGGCCTTCAGCTTATCCCTCTGCTGTCCGGTCTGTTCAGCTAAGTGTCACCCGTTGTCCCTTTTTCCAGAAAAGGAGCTGATGTATGGACTTTATCATCGACGCAATCGTTGAATGGCTGAAAGGTCTGCTCGTCGATGGTATCATGGGAAATCTGGATGGCCTTTTCGATAACGTCAATCAGAGCGTTGGCGAGATCGCCACACAGGTAGGCACGACCCCGGCGGACTGGAACGCCGGGGTCTTTTCCATGATACGACAGATCTCCGAAACTGCCATTCTGCCAATCGCCGGGGTCATCCTCACTTTTGTAATGACCTATGAGCTGATACAGATGCTCATAGAACGCAACAACCTCCATGAAGTTGACACATGGATGTTTTTTAAGTGGGTGTTCAAAACCTTTGTGGCTGTGATGATCCTGACGAACACCTTTAATATCGTGCTGGCGGTCTTTGATGTGAGCCAGCATGTGATACAGCAGTCAGCGGGCATTATCCAGAACGGGACAGAGATCACGCCGGATGTGCTGGACAGTCTGCGGACAGAGCTTGAGGCGATGGAGTTAGGCCCTCTGTTCGGGCTCTGGCTACAATCCTTCCTGATCCAGCTTACCATGATTGCCTTAAACATCGTGATCTTCGTCATCGTATATGGCCGTATGATTGAAATTTATTTACTCACAAGTTTAGCACCTATCCCGTTTGCCACAGTCCCCAACAGGGAAACCGGACACATGGGGCAGAACTATTTCCGCTCCCTCTTTGCGGTGGGCTTTCAAGGTCTGTTGATCTTAGTCTGTGTCGCCATCTATGCGGTGCTGATTCAGAGTATCGCCACCGACGGCGACCCCATCGGGGCGATCTGGGGCTGCGTGGGATATACGGTGCTGCTGTGTTTTACCTTATTCAAAACAGGCAGTCTTGCAAAATCCATCTTCGGCTGCCATTAAGAGACTTCGGGCCATGATGGCCCGAAGCGGAAAGGAGGATCATGCCGAAAGAAAAATTTTCGATAATCTATGCAGATCCACCGTGGCGGTATGAGCAGAAAAACAGGCAGGGATCAGCAGAGCTTCATTATCCCACTATGAGTATTGAAGAAATCTGTTCCCTTCCAGTGGCCGACTTGGCTGCAAAAGACAGCGTTTTGTTTCTGTGGGCAACATTCCCACAACTGCCGGAAGCCTTAAAGGTCATTAAAGCATGGGGCTTTTCTTATCGTTCTGTGGCTTTTGTATGGATAAAGAGGAACCGGCGCTCCTACTCATGGTTTTACGGTCTGGGGTATTGGACCAGAGGCAATGCAGAAATTTGTCTTTTAGCAGTAAAAGGACATCCGAAGCGTAAGTCTGCCGGTGTTCATCAGCTTATTGTTTCCCCGATAGAGCGCCACAGTAAAAAGCCGGACGAGGCCAGACGGAAAATTGTAGAACTGATGGGCGATATACCACGAGTGGAATTGTTCGCCAGAGAAAAAAAGCCCGGATGGGACGTGTGGGGAAACGAAGTTGAAAGCACTGTAAACTTGTAACAGCTTCGGGTCATGCTGACCCGAAGCGGAAAGGAGAAATCCATGCAGGAAAAAACTGCGGGCGGAACACCAGCCGCCCCTATAAAGCTGGATGTAAGCGTGCGGGTCATCGAACCTGTGAAAAACCTCATGGGCTTTGCCAGCGTGAAATTCAATGACTGC
This genomic window contains:
- a CDS encoding class I SAM-dependent methyltransferase, yielding CNGVQREHNKKLNNGLPILHKVPPKRDYGRYFCIMAEKGGISHGGLTEKLSPFFHAKKQEVNAYGR
- a CDS encoding ParB/RepB/Spo0J family partition protein, translated to MLMADDKTTKTPEQPVTDSGPGKETPPTPPKEPEKVSVSPEPEKKTEPEVKNPQVSVYNFAEIMKEKKAEARAAAPGGEKPDPAKAEKPEKQPEAPKKAEEKPKEPEQPKRRGRPPKADKDKAAAPKPKAPAQKPEKAVKKEPEKKGTPTVQAASAPKEPEKPKDAPRRGKEQIVYIKLNELHAFKNHPFEVRDDEEMRAMVSSVKDKGVTQPAIVRPREDGGYEIVSGHHRQKASELAGYADMPCIVRNLTDDEAITQMVEDNLNQREEILPSERAKALKMQLEAIKHQGSRTSGQIDPKDAGKRSNEIVAERNKMAVKQVQRYIRLNELVPDLMKLMDEKKLGFTTAVELSYIGKKNQNYIAVAIDSQQSSPSQAQAKRMRELDEKKLLNGDVIDGIMMEDKKEVDKVILTGAELSKYFGKETTPREMKDQIIKLLDDWKGQQKEHEKPEKKNEQEK
- a CDS encoding DNA cytosine methyltransferase, which gives rise to MPDIKLGSLFDGIGVFPLAASRCGIRPVWASEIEKAPISITKRHFPDMVHLGDITKVDGGKIPPVHIITFGSPCQNLSLIGNRSGLAGAKSSLFYQAFRIIQEMRDATDNLYPAIAVWENVMGAFSTNDRMDFRAVLSAFSDTEVPMPPSGRWGNAGMVRGGTPDVCWRLMDAQYWAGSRRLARRQRIFVVADFGGRRAADILFKPRPMLPLPPPCGEGGRAAAEGDRTASFETGRQIPVIHPFQCFRMRGAAKRQEETAFRNSFGLPTDPFPTLLASDVTPFAFWYEGDPEGGCIRFLTETESERLMGLPEGWTKYGADGVEIRPLQRYKALGNAIALPCADYIMAGIYEVLADRAGKEE
- a CDS encoding antirestriction protein ArdA, yielding MFEAYITNTALYPLMGIEVGTTVHFPMTTQELQAALAKIGIDGKRYSEVFFTSFDSDVLGLYDYLYECENIDELNELGHALLEVRDKGGLETFEAALVLGNHTRSVKDLINLTQNLDLYRFYPDISDDEGLGRLYADELGTIDIPEHIQNYFDYEAYGRDVRINEGGVFAPGGYVSAVPEGFKEYYHGPQDIPPEHRIFAYPEKAEPVHSILATLKRFQEAPPAPKKDKAGPSHEER
- a CDS encoding PcfB family protein codes for the protein MQEEVNQKTVALSIRTTKLTGKVLAAALGKVARAVQKHHRKALTPQGRQSVKKLMNHYGGKSAMPYVGAPKDFDRIAKEFHVDYAFHKVSPGHYLLFFKANQADAITAAFQKYSAKVLNKEQDKASILGQLRKFTEQIRTQAKEKQRTREAVKDGR
- a CDS encoding type IV secretory system conjugative DNA transfer family protein; its protein translation is MSDKIRKYVLPNLPYLFVFWFFSKIGTAYRIAPGTDFGTKLMGMLDTFPKAFETYWPGLGGIDLLVGLAGAAGMYLLIQSKIRQAKKFRRDAEYGTARFGTKEDIKPFVDPKFQNNVILTGTEFLTMNTRPKIPANARNLNACVIGSSGSGKTRFWLTPQLLQAHSSYVVVDPKGGTLDQCGRFLQREKYRVRVFNSIDFSKSMHYNPLAYIKTESDVLKFVTALIANTKGDGKEGDEFWTKAETLLYCALVAYIVFEGPEEERNMNTLVEMINSMEVREDDETFKNAVDYMFDGLERRSPQHFAVRQYKKYKLASGKTAKSILISCGARLAPFDIPQLREIMSYDELELDKLGDEKSALFFLISDTDTTYNFLVALAFSQMFNLLCERADNTYGGRLPYHVRVLWDEAANTGQVPGLEKIVAVIRSREISLTLFYQAMSQCKALYKDHSETIMGNMDSIVFLGGREASTLKDISENWLGKATISMQTEGRSRGQSESYSQNMQRLGRELMTTSEITTMPGDKCILQLRGLPPFLSPKYDLKKHPNYKYTAEFDKKKNAFRLESLFRHRPLRLKPEDEYTVYEVESSDTDEEADLLNFDDLDSDEFV
- a CDS encoding Maff2 family protein, coding for MEFFNQAIDILKILVMALGAGLAVWGVINLLEGYGSDNPAAKSQGIKQLMAGGGVVLIGLQLIPLLSGLFS